The nucleotide window atgtatatcgattgTCAGGTAAAAACATGACATCGTTAAAGTTATCGATAGCCGTGTGGTTATTGGACGAATCAGTTTTAAttggcatttcatcatttaCTACTAGTTGTTtacgttttaaaataatataaaagtacgccaaaatgaaaatgaaacttATAGATTCCGTTGTGAAAAGTTTCAAGGTGGCAAAAGTTTTCCGTGAAAATACCGACAAAATTAACGCAATAGATTTTTCGCCGAATGGAGAACATTTGATTTCATGCAGCGAGGATGATCAAATTGTAATATACGATTGTGAGAAAGGAATACAATCTCGAACAGTTAACTCCAAAAAATATGGCGTGGATCTCATAAGGTTTACGCACGCTAACAATACTGCAATACATAGTTCAACGAAGGTCGATGACAACATTCGTTATCTTAGCCTCCATGACAATAAGTATTTGCGTTACTTCCCTGGACATACTAAGAAAGTAATTTCACTGTGTATTTCGCCGGTGGAAGACACTTTTCTCTCCGGATCATTGGATAAAACATTGCGATTGTGGGATTTGCGCTCACCGAACTGTCAAGGTTTGATGAATTTACCTGGTCGCCCCGTTGCGGCATACGATCCGGAAGGATTAATATTTGCTGCTGGTGTCAATTCTGAAAGCATCAAATTGTATGACTTGCGTTCATTCGATAAAGGCCCTTTCGTAACTTTTAAGTTATATCAAGAGAAAGAGTGTGACTGGACTGGTTTGAAATTCTCAAGGGATGGCAAGATAATTCTTATCAGTACAAATGGATCCATTATACGTTTAGTAGATGCCTTTCATGGCACGCCCTTGCAAACCTTTACTGGTTATCCCAACAACAAGGGTATT belongs to Bactrocera dorsalis isolate Fly_Bdor chromosome 1, ASM2337382v1, whole genome shotgun sequence and includes:
- the LOC105225639 gene encoding WD repeat-containing protein 82; the encoded protein is MKMKLIDSVVKSFKVAKVFRENTDKINAIDFSPNGEHLISCSEDDQIVIYDCEKGIQSRTVNSKKYGVDLIRFTHANNTAIHSSTKVDDNIRYLSLHDNKYLRYFPGHTKKVISLCISPVEDTFLSGSLDKTLRLWDLRSPNCQGLMNLPGRPVAAYDPEGLIFAAGVNSESIKLYDLRSFDKGPFVTFKLYQEKECDWTGLKFSRDGKIILISTNGSIIRLVDAFHGTPLQTFTGYPNNKGIPIEASFSPDSQFIFSGSTDGRVHIWNADTGCKVCVLNGDHPGPVQCVQFNPKYMMLASACTNMAFWLPTAEDDQ